The genomic window TGATTATCTACATTATCAGAAAATGCTCCGACAACAAATTCATGGATTCACTGGCCCGGCCATTCTTCTGGGTAACGCTCACGGTTTTTCTGCTTTTCATTTTTGTTGCTTTAAGCGAGGTAGGCACACGCGGCAGGTTTGTTTACCAAATGACCCCGTGGGAAGCATTTAAGGTCACAATCATTATTTTTCTGGCGGGATTCTTCGCCAAATACAAAGATGAATTCACCCGAAAAGCACCAAAAATCAAAGGGAAAAGACTTCAAAGAATAATGATACCGTGGGGTCCGTTTTTATTAATTTGGCTCATACCGCAGCTTTTATTCATTCTGCTCAAAGATTTCGGTCAAGTCATCATTTACGGCGGACTGGTTATCATCATGGTTTTTGTGCTCACCCGAAAGTACATCTTTTTGTTTGGTGGAATTGCAATCACCGTTATAACATCCAGGTTAATTCTGCTGCTTGAGGGCATTGCACCCGCGCACGTGATGCAGCGCTTTATCATCTGGTCAAATATCTGGGCTGAACCTCACAATAACGCCTGGTGGGATAGTGTCTATCAAGTTATGAATTCATTCTTTGCTCTAAATGCCGGCGGGTGGACGGGAGCGGGATTGGGGTTGGGGTATCCCACTAATATTCCACTCGTGGTGTCGGATTTTGTTTATGCGGCGATTTCGGAAGAGTTGGGATTCTTCGGGGCGGCTATCATCGTATTTCTTTATTTGGGATTGGTTTTTCTCGGGATTCGCATTGTTCTGGAATCTCATAGTGATTTTGAAAAACTCCTGGCCACCGGTTTTACAACCATGCTTGCAGTACAAGTCTTCGTCAATATTGGCGGCGTGATAAAACTGATTCCGCTCACAGGAATCACTCTACCGTTTATCAGCCGCGGTGGTTTTTCTTTCCTGGTTTCAATGCTTATTGTTGGTTTCTTGATGGGACTTTCGCACAGAAATGGCAAAAGAGCCGTCGAAGCATGAAGTTCTCGATTCAAACTGCCAGCATAACCGACATAGGCCTCAGCTCTAATTATACAGTCAATGAAGACAGTTATCTCATCTTGGAAGCAGACGGTGTTTTTGCTGTCGCCGACGGCGTTGGGGGTGCAAATGCCGGTGATATAGCAAGCCAGACTGCTATAAGCACTATCAGTGAATTAATCCCAAGAGAGAAAAAGAACGAGCAAAGAACTAAAGAAAATTCGGTAGATTTTCTTAAGAAGTTAATAACGGCAGGTAACAAAGCGATTCATGCCTTAGCAAAAGAAAGAGAACAGCAAATTGCTTCGACAATTGTCATCATACTGATCGAAGCAGACCACGCTATTTTAGGGCACATCGGCGATAGTAGAATTTATGTTTACAGAGATAAAAAGCTCATCCAGCTCACGCGCGATCACTCCAAACTGCAAAATCTCATCGATAACAACCTGATAAAACCAGCAGAGGAAAGCGACTTCCAGGACCGGCATATTATTACAAAGGCGCTTGGTATCAAGTCTAACGTTGAACCGGATATTCAGAAAGTAAATCTCAAAAACAAAGACCTCTTCATCCTGTGCACGGATGGAATTTATATCCACAACTCGAACGAAGAAATGCTTGCCAATATTGAGCAGAACAGGGGTAAGCTGCAAAAAATCTGTGATATATTTAAAGAAAACTGTTATGAAAAAGGAGCAACGGATAATTTAACAGCGGTCGTCCTGAAGATTGCAACCCGGGACCTGGATGAACAAGAAACGAAAATTATGAGAGCGCCGGATCATATTTGAGACGATTATTAAAAAGGTAAAATTGAGGTAAACGAAGAGTCATTTCGACCACTTCGGCTTCACTCAGGGCAGGCCCGGGATAAATCTTTTCACGAACATGACAATTCGTTCTCACCTCAACCCCACCACCAACCGACTCCCCGGATAAATTTTCGAACCCCTCACCTGGTTCCACCTCCTTAAATTGCTCACCGTCGTATTGTATTTCCTCGCCAGCCGCCACAACGAATCCCCTCGTCTTGTTCTATGAAAAACAGCCAAATCTTTTCTCTTGTAAATTCTCAATTGCTTGCCTTTCTGAAGGTCATCGACTCGGATCAGCGGATTCCATTTTCTGATTTCATCGGCGGTGACCGAATAATAGCGCGCCAGGACATTTAAAGATAAACCGGTCCGCTCAACTCTGTAGAGAAATCTTAACTGTTTAGGGGGAGGTGTATAAACCGAATCGCTTTCTATCTTCGCATCAGCTAATTCCGTTTCGTCTGCAACCGACTCTTTAATAACCGTCACCGAAGCAATCCGCAGTTTCATCCCTGTCTTTATCCATCTTGAACTGCGCAGATTGTTGTCAGCCTTGATTGCTCTAACCGACGTACCGAACCTCTTAGCGATTTTGCTGAGGGTATCTCCTCTTCTCACACGATAAGTTTCATAGGTAATCTGAATCTGCTCCGGCGGGTTGTCCTTATACTCCTGCATAAAATGCTCTTTAACACCCACCGGCACTTTGATCGAATACTTACCGCTTGGGGCAATTTTAGCGGTCAACGCCGGGTTGAAAGTTTTTATAACATTCGGCGGCACATCTGCCAGCCTGGCGATTTGATCAATGGAAAATGTTGCCTCAATTTCGATTGTTTCATAATCCCAAGGTTTGCTTTTTTCCGGTAATCTCACACCGTATTTCTCCGGATCGGAAAAGATGTGTAAAATCGCGTAGAACTTTGGAACGAAATTATAGGTCTCTCTCGGAATTCTGCGAATCTGCCAATAATTAACGACCTTCTCGCGCTTCATAGCCCGGATCAGTTTTGGGAAACCGCAGTTATAAGCTGCCAGGGCAAGTTCCCAGTCCCCAAACCTAGCGTACAAAAACTGCAAATACTCAGCAGCAACAATCGTGGACTTTTCCGGGTCCCGCCTCTCATCTATCCAGCGGTTGACTTTCAGACCATAATCCATGGCCGTTGCCGGCATAATTTGCCATAACCCGACCGCCCCGGCTCTCGACAAACTGTTTGGTTCGAAAGCGCTTTCTAAAATCGGCAAATAAGCCAAATACTGTGGAAGATTGTACTCTTCAAAAATGGCTTGAATCATGGGCAAATATTTTCCGGACCGTTTGTAACTTTCCAGCAAACCTGCTTTCATATTTGGCCGGGTATAATTTCGAATTTTTGCATTTATGCGATCATTCATGGGTACTTCAAAATCGGCGAATGGGTCTAGTTCCCGCACTTCTTTGGGAGCCTCTTCCTTGAAGAAAAAATCTTTTGGCACCCGATTAATGGCAAGCGAAAGACCGCCACCAACCACCACTCCCAGAATGAAAACGATCGCTCTGTTAAGAAAAAAGCTGCTAAACTTTTTCAACATTGTTTACTCTTCAGTTGTATTTTATATTGTTTGATACAAGGTTACTGGCAGACAAAGGAAAATTTAAACATAATTTATCAGTAAAACAAGTTTAATCACTGATTCCCGAGGAAACCGTGGGCCAAAAAATACGATGACTTTGTTTCCCAATATTGTCTTGACAATTAATTGACATTTTATTATACTTGAAATTATGCTGACTTAATTTGTGAACATTTTTTCGAAATCCAAGAAAATTTGAGATGTCTTTTCGTCTGTTTTTATTCACCTCTAAATAAGCTCGGTACTTCTCCTATGAAAAAAATAGGCAAATTCAAAATTATTGAAGAAATAGGGAAAGGAGGCATGGGAATCGTTTATAAAGCCCTTGACCCCTATATAGATCGAGAAGTTGCTATAAAAGTTATTATAGAGAAAGAATTAGGGCTTCCCGAAGTGAAGGAGCGGTTCTATCGTGAGGCTCGATCGGCCGGCAAATTATCCCACGAAAATATCACTATTGTGCATGAAGTTGGCGAACTAGAGGGCAAACCCTATATTGTAATGGAATACCTGAGGGGTAGTAATCTGAGTGAGCTAATTTCAAAGAAAAAGCCGATAGAACTAAACCAAAAAATTTCGTATGCGATACAGATTTGTAAAGCACTGAAGTTTGCCCACGCCAACAAAATCATTCATCGGGATATTAAGCCTGAGAATATCATGGTTCTTGATAATGGCAAAATAAAAATTATGGACTTTGGCATCGCAAGACCGGAATCAAGTACATTGACCCAGCAAGGTATGATAGTGGGTACTTTGGCATACATGTCACCTGAGCAAATCAAGGGGATTAAGATTGACAAAAGAGCCGATATTTTCTCTTTTGGCGTACTTCTTTATGAGCTTCTTAGTTACAAAAGACCGTTTCAAGGGGACAACACGACCATCATGTATAAAATTGTTCATGAAGAACCGGAGAATATTAATCTGGAGGAAAGCGCCCCCGTTGAAGATCTACAAAAAATCCTATCAAAATGTTTGCAAAAAAAACCGGAAGAAAGATACAGTGACTGTTCCAATATAATTAATGACCTGGAAATTATTCTTAAACATCAACAGCAGGATCAAACAATATCGGGCTTACTCATTGAAGGCCGGGCCTTTTTTGAGGAAAAGAGAATTACCGAAGCAAGGACAAGATTCGACAAAGTGTTAGAAATCGACCCCAATAATGAAGAAGCCAAGTTTTTAAAACAGCAATGTCTCGCTATCGAAGATAAAATCGAAACCATGATTGTTTCGGCTGAGGAAACGGCGCAAAAAAAGAAATTAGACAAATTAATTGTGGACGGCAACGGGTACCTCGAGCAAAACAAATACAACGAGGCATTGAAAAAATTTAATAACGTTCTAAAAATAGACCCTGAACACAAAGAGGCAGTAAATGGCTTAAAAAAAGTTCAAAAAGGACAGGATACAACTCCAGCGAAGGCACCTCGGGAAGGTGCCCCAGGAAAAACGTCAAGTAAAGGGCTTAGATACGCTTTAGCGGCTCTCCTTATTCTGGTAGT from candidate division KSB1 bacterium includes these protein-coding regions:
- a CDS encoding LysM peptidoglycan-binding domain-containing protein, with product MLKKFSSFFLNRAIVFILGVVVGGGLSLAINRVPKDFFFKEEAPKEVRELDPFADFEVPMNDRINAKIRNYTRPNMKAGLLESYKRSGKYLPMIQAIFEEYNLPQYLAYLPILESAFEPNSLSRAGAVGLWQIMPATAMDYGLKVNRWIDERRDPEKSTIVAAEYLQFLYARFGDWELALAAYNCGFPKLIRAMKREKVVNYWQIRRIPRETYNFVPKFYAILHIFSDPEKYGVRLPEKSKPWDYETIEIEATFSIDQIARLADVPPNVIKTFNPALTAKIAPSGKYSIKVPVGVKEHFMQEYKDNPPEQIQITYETYRVRRGDTLSKIAKRFGTSVRAIKADNNLRSSRWIKTGMKLRIASVTVIKESVADETELADAKIESDSVYTPPPKQLRFLYRVERTGLSLNVLARYYSVTADEIRKWNPLIRVDDLQKGKQLRIYKRKDLAVFHRTRRGDSLWRLARKYNTTVSNLRRWNQVRGSKIYPGSRLVVGLR
- a CDS encoding protein kinase gives rise to the protein MKKIGKFKIIEEIGKGGMGIVYKALDPYIDREVAIKVIIEKELGLPEVKERFYREARSAGKLSHENITIVHEVGELEGKPYIVMEYLRGSNLSELISKKKPIELNQKISYAIQICKALKFAHANKIIHRDIKPENIMVLDNGKIKIMDFGIARPESSTLTQQGMIVGTLAYMSPEQIKGIKIDKRADIFSFGVLLYELLSYKRPFQGDNTTIMYKIVHEEPENINLEESAPVEDLQKILSKCLQKKPEERYSDCSNIINDLEIILKHQQQDQTISGLLIEGRAFFEEKRITEARTRFDKVLEIDPNNEEAKFLKQQCLAIEDKIETMIVSAEETAQKKKLDKLIVDGNGYLEQNKYNEALKKFNNVLKIDPEHKEAVNGLKKVQKGQDTTPAKAPREGAPGKTSSKGLRYALAALLILVVGAGGWYYLDKLSKTSKEELVGPASAARELMLSSKSAAEEANTETWAEATFGFALDAEQRAEKEFEEENFWAAKETFTEAGNLFQKSIKEAETNSEAAAASADLGSLKEMVASVRINMLKEKSSAEKARAPTTAKKIFNSALA
- a CDS encoding serine/threonine-protein phosphatase; its protein translation is MKFSIQTASITDIGLSSNYTVNEDSYLILEADGVFAVADGVGGANAGDIASQTAISTISELIPREKKNEQRTKENSVDFLKKLITAGNKAIHALAKEREQQIASTIVIILIEADHAILGHIGDSRIYVYRDKKLIQLTRDHSKLQNLIDNNLIKPAEESDFQDRHIITKALGIKSNVEPDIQKVNLKNKDLFILCTDGIYIHNSNEEMLANIEQNRGKLQKICDIFKENCYEKGATDNLTAVVLKIATRDLDEQETKIMRAPDHI
- a CDS encoding FtsW/RodA/SpoVE family cell cycle protein; translated protein: MTEQKPPSQLKINPLFGLIFTILITVLGMLSVYVAGNARGYDPSLAVLVRNSLMISAFLVVYLFLKRNYKGDFAILIVVALLTGIGFIVQYRISSAINIDFQKTLIRQYSAAVLEEGALTDSTQQLATLDSTVDKASEERSLQAIQKEAEQFLKLDKLKFGQVMQEFLNSVPSWSRLIISYSIALYLIIYIIRKCSDNKFMDSLARPFFWVTLTVFLLFIFVALSEVGTRGRFVYQMTPWEAFKVTIIIFLAGFFAKYKDEFTRKAPKIKGKRLQRIMIPWGPFLLIWLIPQLLFILLKDFGQVIIYGGLVIIMVFVLTRKYIFLFGGIAITVITSRLILLLEGIAPAHVMQRFIIWSNIWAEPHNNAWWDSVYQVMNSFFALNAGGWTGAGLGLGYPTNIPLVVSDFVYAAISEELGFFGAAIIVFLYLGLVFLGIRIVLESHSDFEKLLATGFTTMLAVQVFVNIGGVIKLIPLTGITLPFISRGGFSFLVSMLIVGFLMGLSHRNGKRAVEA